In Elaeis guineensis isolate ETL-2024a chromosome 1, EG11, whole genome shotgun sequence, a genomic segment contains:
- the LOC105038669 gene encoding protein Iojap-related, mitochondrial isoform X2, which yields MLAPLRSRVLSGAPSPPCPIHPPWRQLGFLLRLASTSTSSSSSAKEKQGILDLAEVEKVLSDVKADDVRVIPVRDQCDWTDYMVIATGRSTWHVRNIAQALIHKVKQKQKGAERMLLPSVEGHGGGKWVVIDSGTVIVHALDEKARAYYNLESLWTAEISPKGPNQDLEKAIVKTRRRNNSKKPMKSVQ from the exons ATGTTGGCGCCATTGCGATCGCGAGTACTCTCGGGTGCACCCTCACCTCCGTGCCCTATCCATCCCCCATGGAGGCAGCTAGGGTTTCTCTTGCGCCTAGCGTCcacctccacctcctcctcctcctcggccAAAGAGAAGCAAGGGATCCTCGATCTTGCGGAGGTCGAGAAGGTGCTGAGCGACGTCAAGGCCGACGACgtccgagtcatccctgtccggGACCAGTGCGACTGGACTGACTACATGGTCATCGCCACCGGCCGCTCCACCTGGCACGTCAGGAACATCGCGCAGGCCTTAATCCACAAG GTAAAACAAAAGCAAAAGGGAGCTGAGCGAATGCTGCTTCCAAGTGTAGAAGGCCATGGAGGAGGAAAGTGGGTTGTCATTGATTCTG GCACTGTGATAGTTCATGCACTTGATGAGAAGGCAAGAGCATACTACAATTTGGAAAGCCTTTGGACAGCAGAGATTTCTCCCAAGGGACCCAACCAG GATCTGGAGAAAGCCATAGTGAAAACTCGACGTAGGAACAACTCAAAGAAACCAATGAAGAGTGTTCAGTGA
- the LOC105038669 gene encoding protein Iojap-related, mitochondrial isoform X1: MLAPLRSRVLSGAPSPPCPIHPPWRQLGFLLRLASTSTSSSSSAKEKQGILDLAEVEKVLSDVKADDVRVIPVRDQCDWTDYMVIATGRSTWHVRNIAQALIHKAVVDEQVKQKQKGAERMLLPSVEGHGGGKWVVIDSGTVIVHALDEKARAYYNLESLWTAEISPKGPNQDLEKAIVKTRRRNNSKKPMKSVQ; the protein is encoded by the exons ATGTTGGCGCCATTGCGATCGCGAGTACTCTCGGGTGCACCCTCACCTCCGTGCCCTATCCATCCCCCATGGAGGCAGCTAGGGTTTCTCTTGCGCCTAGCGTCcacctccacctcctcctcctcctcggccAAAGAGAAGCAAGGGATCCTCGATCTTGCGGAGGTCGAGAAGGTGCTGAGCGACGTCAAGGCCGACGACgtccgagtcatccctgtccggGACCAGTGCGACTGGACTGACTACATGGTCATCGCCACCGGCCGCTCCACCTGGCACGTCAGGAACATCGCGCAGGCCTTAATCCACAAGGCAG TTGTTGATGAACAGGTAAAACAAAAGCAAAAGGGAGCTGAGCGAATGCTGCTTCCAAGTGTAGAAGGCCATGGAGGAGGAAAGTGGGTTGTCATTGATTCTG GCACTGTGATAGTTCATGCACTTGATGAGAAGGCAAGAGCATACTACAATTTGGAAAGCCTTTGGACAGCAGAGATTTCTCCCAAGGGACCCAACCAG GATCTGGAGAAAGCCATAGTGAAAACTCGACGTAGGAACAACTCAAAGAAACCAATGAAGAGTGTTCAGTGA
- the LOC105038671 gene encoding uncharacterized protein, whose protein sequence is MERRGGCCIASYGGGRGGGGGADVAWKVGRIMLRFRPIAPKPAASPPPPVSAGAAAKGMTAGRVRRKAGGGGGREGKRGRRARNIEGGAFKEEERKRRSLSSPSELSVWSGPMVTLPLMPETPERKEAALPVDVTAVPYVIPAWLRVWEGGAGGAAGGGEVVTPQPVRSAGSWVTVECVTDTWAAAGGGDEVVRAALEAEDACPGFISDAWDRVMWTNEAYQRMVVGPAAEDGEEEEEEEEEEDEVRVVLMTKGMVPGVTCRAFTCRVGVRYASRRRGHGSLTAPCDVWRLDNGGYAWKLDIKAALSLSLG, encoded by the coding sequence ATGGAGAGGAGGGGAGGGTGTTGCATCGCAAGTTACGGAGGGGGAAGGGGTGGGGGAGGAGGTGCTGACGTGGCGTGGAAAGTTGGCCGGATTATGCTGAGGTTCCGGCCGATCGCGCCGAAGCCGGCGGCATCCCCGCCGCCGCCGGTGTCGGCCGGAGCCGCGGCGAAGGGGATGACCGCCGGGAGGGTGAGAAGGAAGGCTGGCGGCGGCGGAGGGAGGGAGGGTAAAAGGGGAAGGAGAGCGAGAAATATAGAGGGAGGGGCATTtaaggaagaggagagaaaaagaagatcgctGTCGTCGCCGTCGGAGTTGTCGGTGTGGTCCGGGCCGATGGTGACGCTGCCGCTGATGCCGGAGACGCCGGAGAGGAAGGAGGCTGCGCTGCCGGTGGACGTTACGGCGGTGCCGTACGTGATACCGGCGTGGCTGCGAGTATGGGAAGGAGGAGCGGGTGGCGCTGCCGGGGGAGGGGAGGTAGTGACCCCGCAGCCGGTGAGGTCGGCGGGGTCGTGGGTGACGGTGGAGTGCGTGACGGACACGTGGGCCGCTGCCGGCGGCGGCGACGAGGTCGTCAGAGCGGCGTTGGAAGCCGAGGACGCGTGCCCGGGTTTCATCTCCGACGCGTGGGACCGGGTGATGTGGACCAACGAGGCCTACCAGAGGATGGTGGTGGGGCCAGCGGCTGAggacggggaggaggaggaggaggaggaggaggaggaggatgaggtgAGGGTGGTGCTGATGACGAAGGGTATGGTGCCGGGCGTTACGTGCCGGGCGTTCACTTGCAGGGTGGGGGTGCGTTACGCGAGCCGGCGGCGGGGACACGGGTCGCTGACGGCGCCGTGCGACGTCTGGCGGCTGGATAACGGTGGTTACGCCTGGAAGCTCGACATCAAGGCTGCCCTCAGTCTTAGCTTGGGGTGA